CTGCAGAAAAAGAAGAAACTGAAAATGGGAATAAGGAAAGAAGGAGCAGGATTGCTAGAGGATATTTGAATTTCATCTCGGTTCTCTATGTGGGAATTCTAACTAGCCGATTGTTTCTGTTTTGTTCGGCTTAAGCTCAAGGAAACAGGACTTAGAAATTCTGGATAGCAAATTTCTAAGTCTCTTCCGACCCAGCTTAGAAGATATGTCCCACATCTATGAATAACTGAGAATCTTCTCTGGACTTACCATAATCGATCAGGATGACTGTGGCCTGGTTCCAAATGATACGCAAGCCGCTACCGTACGAGAACTTATATCCTTGAGTACCGATATCATGATAACCATCCCAGACCCTTCCGAAATCATAAAAGGGAACAAGGCTCAACGTGATCAATTGATCCCAAAATTTGAATGTACCAAATCTCCAACGGATCTCGAAATTCCCGAAACCGATCATCGGTCCGATAAAACGTTCCTGCCTATAACCTCTCAAAGTTTGCAGACCACCAAGACCGTTAATCGCTCCGTCAATGGACCACATATAACGATATTCTGAAAAAGGAACTTCACCCTTAGAATATTGAACTGCACCTCGGGCTGCGAAGACCAATTCCTCGAACAATTTAGGAAAAGGCGTATAGAAGAATTTCCCTTGCGCGAAGAACTTTTGAAAATCAAAGTCCGAGCCTGACTTTTTAGATACTGTAGAGTAATTCACTTCCAATAGCATTCCTGAATCAGGATCTGGCTCGAAGTCTCTCGTATCGTATGCAAGGCCGGCGTGAAAGTAATTTACATTTCCCCCATGATATCCATTGATCAGGCCTCTCTGATAGTCTTGCGTCAACTTGCTCGTACCATTCGGAGTAGAAGAAGCCCAGCCGGTATTAGGATCCTTTGCTGGGGTAAAATAATCCTGATTGTTCGTGATCCTTCCATTAGGATAATCGAATGTACGAATTATATTTTGAGAAAACTCCGGAGCAACGATCCAACGAAATGCTTTTGCAAAAGTCTTATCGACGGAGAAGGTAGCAGTAGTGGAACGAAATTCGTATGTATTGTATTCCCGATTGCTTTGGTACGCAAAAGGAGAACCAGGATCGGATTGTCTACGGTAAGAAAGAGCATCCTCACGATCCCCGAAAGAACTACCGTTGACCAAGGCTCCTGTAGGCTGGTTCTTTTCTCTATATGTCAGATCCTTTAGAGTAGATGTTCCTATTCCGAAGTACTGAGAGTTCTTATTCACACTATAATTGAAACTTCCCTTCAATCGATATGCAGTATCGAATAAGAAAGGACTGTCGAAGGTCATCTCATAGTATGCTGCGCCATTCGTAGTCTTATAAGCCTGACCACCGATCCTGTACATATAAGGTTGAAATTCGAAATAAGGACTCTTGCGGGTTCCGTTTTGGTATAAATAACCTCGAACTCCATAGCCTTGGCCTCTTACAGGATCTTGGGAGAAGACAGGCAATCCAGTAGCATACCAACCTTCTCTCTTCTCTTGCAATTCTTCTGGAGAAAGACGCTTGGATTCACTTAGCTCGATAGCGACTCTTTCATCTTCTGCGAATAAGGAGAAGGAAAAGCAAATTGCAAAGACCAGAAGAATGATTCGAACGAGGAACAAAGATAAAGCCGCCTATAGGCAAGGTGAGGAAGAGGAATAAAATGTAAGCAAAAATCCAAATGCGATACGATAACAAATTGCTCAAGGCCCCGATGGAGGAATGCGATTGACTTAGGAGCTTCTTTTCAAAAACTCAACACCGTAGGGCACCTATAGCTCAACGGATAGAGTACAGGCCTCCGGAGCCTGGAGTCCGGGTTCGAGTCCCGGTAGGTGCACTCGAAGCGAGAGCTGGAAAGCGATTTAGCGACCCATAGGGAGCGTAAAGAATCGCGTGCGAAACACAGGAAGTGTTGAGCACAGCTCGAGACGCCGTGGAGTCCAATCGAGCAGGATGCGAGATTACGTAACGGCGAGTCCCTAGTCACCGCAGGGCTTTATTTTTCTTTCCATTTACCCCATAGTATGATAGACTGAGATCTCCGGTGCAACCGGACCATCATGGCATCGTAAGCAAACCCATCCCAATCCATCCGATTTTTTAACATGCGCGTCTGCGCACGGGGTTTGTACATGCAATCTATTATCACGGCGAATGACGTCTCGTTCGAGTTTGCGAACGGGCGCGTTCTATTCAAAAATCTTAATTTCTCCTTAGGACCTAAAATCACCGCACTTGTCGGTTCAAACGGTGTAGGAAAAACTCATCTCGCAAAGATCATTGCCGGGCTCATCGATCCAAGCGCAGGAGAAATACGTCGAAAACAAAACGTCCTATTCTTTTCCCAACGCCAAGAACCGGAGCATATTACCGTAAGAGAATTCTTGGATGAATACTCCTGGTCCCTTTTAGGAGATACTCTTCTCTCTGGAATAAACCAGGAGAATACTTGCGACAACCTAAGCGGCGGGGAATGGATGAGAGTGAGGCTCGCTCAAATCCAGGAAGAAGGCTATTTGATCCTAGACGAGCCTACAAACGATCTGGACCAGGAGGCGAAAGAAGTCTTAATTCGTTTTCTAAGAGAATATGAATCGGGAGTTCTTCTCATTTCTCATGATAGAAGATGCCTTAGCCTTTGCGAAGAAGTTTTAGAATTATCTAATCAAGGACTGAACAAGTACGGAGTCGGCTGGGAGTTCTACCAAGAGCTCAAGGAGAAGGAAAGAGAAAGTTCGATTGCTTCCTTAGAAAGAGCAAGAAGAGAAAGAGATAAGGCACTTGCAAAGAGAACTGAAGAAAGAGAAAAACAAGAGAGAAGAAATAAAAAAGGAGAACGATCTGCCGCAAAAGGAGGAGCGCCCAAGATCCTATTAGGAGCAAGAAAGCAAAGCGCAGAATCTACATCAGGAAAATTGAATTCTTCCACATTAGAAAAATCGAATCAAAAGATACGAGAAGTTTATGAAACAATGGATCGAATGAAAGTAGATCCGGTAATGTATGCAGACCTTATGGGGAACGGGATTCCTTCCCAAAAACTAGTGGCCGAAGCGATCGATCTGAACATAAAATTCCAAGATTGGATCTATGAGGAAAACTTAAACTTTGCCTGGAAGGGAAATATTCGGATCTCAATCAACGGTCCAAACGGCTCCGGAAAATCTACATTATTGAAAGCAATCTTAGGGAATAGATTCGAAACAAAAGGAGATCTGAGGATCGGAAAGCTCAATACACTTTATGTCAGCCAAGGATGCGAAGAACTCCAGGAAGAAAAAAGTATCTTCGAAAATGTTAGAGATGTTTCCTCTTTGATGGAAAGCGAAATTAGAAATGGGCTCGCGAAATTTCTATTCTTTGGAGAAGGAGTGTTTCAAAAATGCAACTCTCTCAGCGGAGGAGAAAGATTGAGAGCTGCACTCGCCGTAGGACTATTGGGCGCCAATACTCCCGAACTTCTCATCCTAGATGAACCTACAAATAATCTGGACCTAGAAAATATAGAATTCTTAGAAAGGCTCGTGAAGGAATTTCCAGGTGCAGTAGTGGCCGTTTCTCATGATGATATGTTCCTACAAAACTGCGATATCCCCAAGGAATTTGCTATAAAACGCATTCTAAGAACATGACCAATTAGTCATTTTTAATTGACATTTCGCAACAATCGACTATACCACGGTCCGCAATACAGAACTTGGAGAGAAAGATGTTCCTACCAAAAGCTCCTCCCTATGACGCCCTAGCCTGGGCGAAGATGTCCTTCGCAGAAAGGGCACGCCTATCCTGCCAAGCCTGGGCAGTCCAAGGCTATGGCTCTCCGCTCGGAGCCTATTTTGTTTATGTACTTAAGATCATAGGTTATATCGCGGGATGGATCTACTTCTGTTCCTTCTCCCCTGGACTAGGAGAATGGGGAACGATCTCTTGGTGGTTTCAACCAGTCGCTTTTCAAAAGGCAATCATCTGGAGTTTACTCTTCGAAGTCTTAGGATTGGGATGCGGAAGCGGTCCACTAACCGGAAGATACTTCCCGCCGATCGGAGGATTTCTTTACTTCTTAAGACCAAAGACCACCAAAATGCCGTTATTCGAAGGAGCTCCTATCATAGGAGGAAAGACAAGAGGGATCTTAGAGATCCTGTCTTATGCGGCACTGATCGGATCTTTAGTGCTCTCCTTGATCCATCCAGCCCCAGGCTATGATCAATTTTTACCGATCATAGCACTCCTCGTGATCGCGGGAATATTAGATAAAACTGTTTTTCTTGCTGCAAGAGCGGAACACTATTGGGTTACCATCGTAGTATTCGCATTTGCTCCGAATTGGATCGCAGGCGCGATGATTGTTCAATTGTCTATTTGGCTCTTTGCGGGTTTCTCCAAACTAAACTCCCACTTTCCAAGTGTTGTTTGCGTAATGGCGAGCAATAGCCCGTTCACTCCATTTGCATGGTTTAGAAAGGCAATGTATAAGAATTATCCGGATGATCTACGCCCGTCTAATACTGCATTAGTAAAATCTTATATGGGAATCTTGCTAGAATTAGGGACCCCTATCGTTCTATTTACCGGAGTAGTGAGCGGTTCTTCTACGATCGTTATGATCGGTTTAGGAATGATGATCTTTCTGCATAGTTATATCACGAGCAATTTCCCTATGGGAGTTCCGATCGAATGGAATTTCTTAGTAGTTTATTCTGGCTTCTTTCTATTCGGAGCTCATTCTCATATTACTCCTTTTCAGCTCGACTCTCAGGTAGTTGCGGTCTTTCTGTTCTTCTTCTCTTTTGCGATTCCTTTATTAGGAAATATTAAACCAGAATGGGTTTCCTTTCTATTAGCAATGCGTTACTACGCGGGAAACTGGGCAGTAA
This genomic window from Leptospira semungkisensis contains:
- the omp85 gene encoding Omp85 family outer membrane protein → MFLVRIILLVFAICFSFSLFAEDERVAIELSESKRLSPEELQEKREGWYATGLPVFSQDPVRGQGYGVRGYLYQNGTRKSPYFEFQPYMYRIGGQAYKTTNGAAYYEMTFDSPFLFDTAYRLKGSFNYSVNKNSQYFGIGTSTLKDLTYREKNQPTGALVNGSSFGDREDALSYRRQSDPGSPFAYQSNREYNTYEFRSTTATFSVDKTFAKAFRWIVAPEFSQNIIRTFDYPNGRITNNQDYFTPAKDPNTGWASSTPNGTSKLTQDYQRGLINGYHGGNVNYFHAGLAYDTRDFEPDPDSGMLLEVNYSTVSKKSGSDFDFQKFFAQGKFFYTPFPKLFEELVFAARGAVQYSKGEVPFSEYRYMWSIDGAINGLGGLQTLRGYRQERFIGPMIGFGNFEIRWRFGTFKFWDQLITLSLVPFYDFGRVWDGYHDIGTQGYKFSYGSGLRIIWNQATVILIDYGKSREDSQLFIDVGHIF
- a CDS encoding ATP-binding cassette domain-containing protein; the encoded protein is MQSIITANDVSFEFANGRVLFKNLNFSLGPKITALVGSNGVGKTHLAKIIAGLIDPSAGEIRRKQNVLFFSQRQEPEHITVREFLDEYSWSLLGDTLLSGINQENTCDNLSGGEWMRVRLAQIQEEGYLILDEPTNDLDQEAKEVLIRFLREYESGVLLISHDRRCLSLCEEVLELSNQGLNKYGVGWEFYQELKEKERESSIASLERARRERDKALAKRTEEREKQERRNKKGERSAAKGGAPKILLGARKQSAESTSGKLNSSTLEKSNQKIREVYETMDRMKVDPVMYADLMGNGIPSQKLVAEAIDLNIKFQDWIYEENLNFAWKGNIRISINGPNGSGKSTLLKAILGNRFETKGDLRIGKLNTLYVSQGCEELQEEKSIFENVRDVSSLMESEIRNGLAKFLFFGEGVFQKCNSLSGGERLRAALAVGLLGANTPELLILDEPTNNLDLENIEFLERLVKEFPGAVVAVSHDDMFLQNCDIPKEFAIKRILRT
- a CDS encoding DUF3556 domain-containing protein, giving the protein MFLPKAPPYDALAWAKMSFAERARLSCQAWAVQGYGSPLGAYFVYVLKIIGYIAGWIYFCSFSPGLGEWGTISWWFQPVAFQKAIIWSLLFEVLGLGCGSGPLTGRYFPPIGGFLYFLRPKTTKMPLFEGAPIIGGKTRGILEILSYAALIGSLVLSLIHPAPGYDQFLPIIALLVIAGILDKTVFLAARAEHYWVTIVVFAFAPNWIAGAMIVQLSIWLFAGFSKLNSHFPSVVCVMASNSPFTPFAWFRKAMYKNYPDDLRPSNTALVKSYMGILLELGTPIVLFTGVVSGSSTIVMIGLGMMIFLHSYITSNFPMGVPIEWNFLVVYSGFFLFGAHSHITPFQLDSQVVAVFLFFFSFAIPLLGNIKPEWVSFLLAMRYYAGNWAVSVWMFRDDSYRKLDKLTKTSGWLYDQLDMFYERKVSVGLVSKVMAFRLMHLHGKAFQTIVPKAVKDFERYEWVEGELIAGMVVGWNFGEGHLHSEQLLRSVQSQCGFTDGELRCIFIEGQPLGQSTLHYRVHDAEKGLIDDGKIKVSDLKELQPWPTK